Proteins encoded by one window of Chromobacterium violaceum ATCC 12472:
- a CDS encoding phage baseplate assembly protein V gives MNDVSLPDALATLKFGSVAEQDAATQRVRVRLPELGQLLTAWLPVLSRKSLKDKDYWLPDVGEQVAVLMDARGEDGVVLGAIYSEADAVPVVSKEKWQRRFADGAVLEYDRKLNQLTVNGGVKHVVVDTQADVQIRAASSITIDGGQTVTIKAASKVSIDAPATEISGTLTVQGAITGQGGLAVSGGGGATVTGSVSVSGDVTASGKSLVGHNHMGAHGPTSPPL, from the coding sequence ATGAACGATGTTTCCCTGCCCGACGCGCTGGCCACGCTGAAATTCGGCAGCGTGGCCGAACAGGACGCCGCCACCCAGCGGGTGCGGGTGCGGTTGCCGGAACTGGGCCAGCTGCTGACCGCCTGGCTGCCGGTGCTCAGCCGCAAAAGCCTGAAGGACAAGGACTACTGGTTGCCCGACGTTGGCGAGCAGGTGGCGGTGCTGATGGACGCCCGCGGCGAGGACGGCGTGGTGCTGGGCGCCATCTATTCCGAGGCCGACGCGGTGCCGGTGGTGAGCAAGGAGAAATGGCAGCGCCGCTTCGCCGACGGCGCGGTGCTGGAGTACGACCGGAAGCTGAACCAGCTGACCGTCAACGGCGGGGTCAAGCACGTGGTGGTGGACACCCAGGCCGACGTGCAGATCCGGGCGGCATCCAGCATCACCATAGACGGCGGCCAGACCGTCACCATCAAGGCTGCAAGCAAGGTCAGCATCGACGCGCCTGCCACCGAGATCAGCGGCACGCTGACGGTGCAGGGCGCGATCACCGGCCAGGGCGGCCTGGCGGTGTCCGGCGGCGGCGGCGCCACGGTGACGGGCAGCGTCAGCGTCAGCGGCGACGTCACCGCCAGCGGCAAGAGCCTGGTGGGCCACAACCACATGGGCGCGCACGGGCCGACCAGCCCGCCGCTCTGA
- a CDS encoding GPW/gp25 family protein, with protein sequence MDTMTQLTDISSLHWQPALQPRDAKPGASVADIVENLDDIHQALRIILGTPKGSDPLRPEFGSDLFRYLDYPVDRARPHVVREAVAAISHPLYGEPRIQLLKVLFSIEADGGAHLCAQWKLADGVIRETELRL encoded by the coding sequence ATGGACACCATGACACAGCTAACCGACATCTCATCCCTGCACTGGCAGCCGGCGCTGCAGCCGCGCGACGCCAAGCCCGGCGCCAGCGTCGCCGACATCGTGGAAAACCTGGACGACATCCACCAGGCGCTGCGGATCATTCTGGGCACGCCCAAGGGCAGCGACCCGTTGCGGCCGGAGTTTGGCAGCGACCTGTTCCGCTATCTGGACTACCCGGTGGACCGCGCTCGTCCGCACGTGGTGCGGGAAGCGGTGGCGGCGATCAGCCATCCGCTGTACGGCGAGCCGCGCATCCAGCTGCTGAAGGTGCTGTTCAGCATCGAGGCCGACGGCGGCGCGCATCTGTGCGCGCAATGGAAGCTGGCCGACGGCGTGATCCGCGAAACCGAACTCAGGCTGTGA
- a CDS encoding phage late control D family protein translates to MSDSRIQDVAAPVFELSYNGKSITADIAQYALNISYTDHLSGESDELEVELEDCDGRWLNGWYPDKGATLDFKLGYRGAALVALGSFDVDEVDYSAPPSVVHIRALATGVQHPLRTPEGRAYDKLTLQALAQRIAKRHGMKLEGKIEDVAIERLTQYHETDLQFLQRVSSHYGYVCKVMDNNRKLVFWKRAELVASASVRRFAPADLISWRARDQLSQVPSAVEVSYHDPHKRKLQTARVGGDARAPGGKASSADVVKLTRKSGGREQAELQAKAEMERRQLARTEMSVTVDGSPQLAAGRNVELSGFGKLSGRYLIERARHRLSRQEGYICELDLKRAAPAAAKEKK, encoded by the coding sequence ATGAGCGACAGCCGCATCCAGGACGTGGCGGCTCCGGTGTTCGAGCTCAGCTACAACGGCAAGTCCATCACCGCCGACATCGCCCAGTACGCGCTCAACATCAGCTACACCGACCACCTGTCCGGCGAGTCGGACGAGCTGGAGGTGGAGCTGGAAGACTGCGACGGCCGCTGGCTGAACGGCTGGTATCCGGACAAGGGGGCGACGCTGGACTTCAAGCTGGGCTACCGCGGCGCCGCGCTGGTGGCGCTGGGCAGCTTCGACGTGGACGAGGTCGATTACAGCGCGCCGCCGTCGGTGGTCCACATCCGCGCGCTGGCCACCGGCGTCCAGCATCCGCTGCGCACGCCGGAGGGCCGCGCCTACGACAAGCTGACGCTGCAGGCGCTGGCGCAAAGGATCGCCAAGCGCCACGGCATGAAGCTGGAGGGCAAGATCGAGGACGTCGCCATCGAGCGCCTGACCCAGTACCACGAAACCGATCTGCAATTCCTGCAGCGGGTGTCCAGCCACTACGGCTACGTCTGCAAGGTGATGGACAACAACCGCAAGCTGGTGTTCTGGAAACGCGCCGAGCTGGTGGCGTCGGCCAGCGTGCGCCGGTTCGCGCCGGCCGATCTGATTTCCTGGCGCGCGCGCGACCAGCTGTCGCAGGTGCCCAGCGCGGTGGAGGTCAGCTACCACGACCCGCACAAGCGCAAGCTGCAGACGGCGCGGGTGGGGGGCGACGCGCGCGCGCCCGGCGGCAAGGCCAGCAGCGCCGACGTGGTCAAGCTCACCCGCAAGTCCGGCGGACGCGAGCAGGCGGAATTGCAGGCCAAGGCCGAGATGGAGCGCCGCCAGCTGGCGCGCACCGAGATGAGCGTCACCGTGGACGGCTCGCCGCAGCTGGCCGCCGGCCGCAACGTGGAGCTGTCCGGCTTCGGCAAGCTGTCCGGCCGCTACCTGATCGAGCGCGCCCGCCACCGCTTGTCGCGGCAGGAAGGCTATATCTGCGAACTGGACCTGAAACGCGCGGCGCCCGCCGCGGCCAAGGAGAAGAAATGA
- a CDS encoding tail fiber assembly protein codes for MLLHSVQTPRGEILNVSEQEARDVFGASEQAIADARKATILQTLRIERDERLRACDWTQVQDVVLTADQKATWAKYRQALRDLPETVTDLSQIVWPQLPV; via the coding sequence ATGCTGCTGCATTCCGTGCAAACCCCGCGAGGGGAGATTTTGAATGTATCCGAACAGGAGGCGCGAGATGTCTTTGGCGCCAGCGAACAGGCGATTGCCGATGCGCGCAAAGCGACTATTCTGCAAACTTTGCGTATTGAGCGCGATGAACGTTTGCGCGCTTGCGATTGGACCCAGGTGCAGGACGTCGTACTGACTGCTGATCAGAAGGCCACATGGGCCAAATATCGCCAAGCGTTGCGTGACCTGCCCGAAACGGTGACGGATTTGAGCCAGATTGTCTGGCCGCAACTGCCGGTTTGA
- a CDS encoding phage tail protein — protein sequence MMNNDFFTLLTAVGKAKLAAAASGGAPLKLSQMAVGEGDNGAYYTPTESQTALKSEAWRAGLNHLSTDPANPNWIVAELVIPDQVGGFTIREVGVFDADGALFAVGKFPESYKPVLADGANKQLYVRMILEVSNAAAVTLMVDPSVVLATRGSVDQRIAEELAKLDGKPSVRAATTAPIALAGLQTVDGVALQLGDRVLVKNQAAGADNGIYLAGAGSWARAADANISLEVTPGLFVAVEQGAANGGSIWQLLDAGAPVTLGKTPLSFERVSGRTGVSAGSYNRVTVGARGEVLGGSQLVAFDPAQTFPVQAYRRNVLINGGFDIWQRGVSQNVGGYGSADRWCLDLGVSPGLAGITVSRVAASGAETDVLGGAASFMRVAVTKPPAPSAREYCQFLQRVEGLHRFSGKTMTLSFWAKADAAKTILFYVEQGFGSGDGVSPIARAQNETPVQLNTTWQRYSFTFVSPSVQGKTFGQNGDDYLAVFFGLSYSTMQPVHSAIAGPQTGVFDIAQVQLEEGSVATPYERRSPGEELALCQRYFETGYAIARYVGVDDNMGWVAYRQTKRGAAVIGFFNPDTKVPGQALAYNAGAAFSGGPIGVVPLYNYGGDDFRNGFTWGNAQFVPSSANDATLLTRWTADAEL from the coding sequence ATGATGAACAACGATTTCTTCACCCTGCTCACCGCCGTCGGCAAGGCCAAGCTAGCCGCGGCCGCCAGCGGCGGCGCGCCGCTGAAGCTCAGCCAGATGGCGGTGGGCGAGGGCGACAACGGCGCGTACTACACGCCGACCGAAAGCCAGACCGCGCTGAAGAGCGAGGCCTGGCGCGCCGGCCTCAACCACCTGTCCACCGACCCGGCCAATCCCAACTGGATCGTCGCCGAGCTGGTGATCCCCGACCAGGTGGGCGGCTTCACCATCCGCGAAGTGGGCGTGTTCGACGCCGACGGCGCGCTGTTCGCGGTGGGCAAGTTTCCGGAAAGCTACAAGCCGGTGCTGGCCGACGGCGCCAACAAGCAGCTTTACGTGCGCATGATCCTGGAAGTGTCCAATGCCGCGGCGGTGACGCTGATGGTGGACCCGAGCGTGGTGCTGGCCACCCGCGGCAGCGTCGATCAACGCATCGCCGAGGAGCTGGCCAAGCTGGACGGCAAGCCGTCGGTCCGCGCCGCCACTACCGCCCCCATCGCGCTGGCCGGCCTGCAGACGGTGGACGGCGTCGCGCTGCAGCTGGGCGACCGGGTGCTGGTCAAGAACCAGGCCGCCGGCGCCGACAACGGCATCTACCTGGCCGGCGCGGGCAGCTGGGCGCGCGCCGCCGACGCCAACATCAGCCTGGAAGTGACGCCGGGCTTGTTCGTCGCGGTGGAGCAGGGCGCGGCCAACGGCGGGTCGATCTGGCAATTGCTGGACGCCGGCGCGCCGGTGACTCTGGGCAAGACGCCGTTGTCCTTCGAACGGGTTTCCGGCCGCACCGGCGTGTCTGCCGGCAGCTACAACCGGGTGACGGTGGGCGCGCGCGGCGAAGTGCTGGGCGGCTCGCAACTGGTGGCCTTCGACCCGGCGCAGACTTTCCCGGTGCAGGCTTATCGGCGCAATGTCTTGATCAACGGCGGCTTTGACATTTGGCAGCGCGGGGTGAGCCAGAACGTTGGTGGTTATGGCTCGGCGGATCGTTGGTGCCTGGATTTAGGCGTATCGCCTGGCTTAGCGGGCATAACCGTTTCCAGAGTGGCCGCTAGCGGCGCGGAAACGGATGTGTTGGGCGGCGCCGCCAGCTTCATGCGCGTTGCCGTGACTAAGCCGCCGGCGCCAAGCGCCCGCGAATATTGCCAATTTCTACAGCGTGTGGAGGGCCTGCACCGCTTCTCTGGCAAAACCATGACCTTGAGCTTCTGGGCCAAGGCAGATGCGGCCAAAACTATTCTGTTCTACGTCGAGCAGGGCTTTGGCAGCGGCGACGGCGTCTCCCCCATCGCCCGCGCGCAGAATGAAACACCGGTTCAATTGAATACGACCTGGCAGCGCTATAGCTTTACTTTTGTTTCGCCGTCGGTCCAGGGCAAGACCTTCGGCCAGAATGGCGATGACTACCTCGCGGTGTTCTTCGGTTTGAGCTACAGCACCATGCAGCCTGTACATAGCGCGATTGCCGGCCCTCAAACCGGCGTGTTCGACATTGCCCAAGTGCAGCTGGAGGAGGGATCGGTGGCTACGCCGTATGAGCGCCGTTCGCCGGGCGAGGAGCTGGCGCTGTGCCAGCGTTATTTTGAGACGGGTTATGCCATTGCTCGCTACGTGGGGGTGGACGACAACATGGGATGGGTGGCTTATCGCCAGACAAAGCGTGGGGCTGCGGTAATTGGTTTTTTTAATCCTGATACCAAAGTGCCAGGCCAAGCTTTAGCTTACAACGCTGGCGCAGCGTTCAGCGGTGGGCCAATAGGCGTCGTACCCCTTTACAACTATGGAGGGGATGATTTCCGAAATGGTTTTACTTGGGGCAATGCTCAATTTGTTCCATCAAGTGCCAACGACGCGACGCTACTGACCCGCTGGACCGCCGACGCCGAACTGTAA
- a CDS encoding baseplate assembly protein, with amino-acid sequence MNQTTTDLPKFIDDDPQQITNELITAYQNMAGKTLYPGQVERLLIDLIAYRESVARAAFNDAGRQNLVAFARAPMLDYLGELVGVTRLPAQPARSKVSFTFAPGAPQTVVIKRQTLVAGRGDIQFQTIDEAVVNILKDQEVSTTLAVVAVEPGMDGNGQEPGAINQLVDDLSVNVTVRNTEVSAGGADAEDDERLRQRIRLAPESFSVAGSAAAYRHHALRADQSIVDVAVVSANNLEEGGKPADVPQPGEVWLYPLVSGGLPSDDLRAKVANTCSADRVRPLTDKVSVKPPVEFAYQVVASLQLYAGSDAKQVLQRAQDALQAYLQTQQAKLGNDIVPSQLVAALSVPGVYQVNLQQPAAVQKVPSYGWAHCTNGIAGLTVDSLNNG; translated from the coding sequence ATGAATCAGACGACGACCGACCTTCCGAAGTTTATCGACGACGATCCGCAGCAGATCACCAACGAGCTGATCACCGCCTACCAGAACATGGCCGGCAAGACGCTGTATCCGGGCCAGGTGGAGCGGCTGCTGATCGACCTGATCGCCTATCGCGAGAGCGTGGCGCGCGCCGCCTTCAACGACGCCGGGCGGCAAAACCTGGTGGCCTTCGCCCGCGCGCCGATGCTGGACTACCTGGGCGAGCTGGTGGGCGTCACCCGCCTGCCGGCCCAGCCGGCGCGCAGCAAGGTGAGCTTCACCTTCGCGCCCGGCGCGCCGCAGACGGTGGTCATCAAGCGGCAGACGCTGGTGGCGGGCCGCGGCGACATCCAGTTCCAGACCATCGATGAAGCGGTGGTGAACATCTTGAAGGACCAGGAGGTGTCGACCACCCTGGCCGTGGTGGCGGTGGAACCGGGCATGGACGGCAACGGCCAGGAGCCGGGCGCCATCAACCAGCTGGTGGACGACCTGAGCGTGAACGTGACCGTTAGGAACACGGAAGTCAGCGCCGGCGGCGCCGACGCCGAGGACGACGAGCGGCTGCGCCAGCGCATCCGCCTGGCGCCGGAATCGTTCAGCGTGGCCGGCAGCGCCGCCGCCTATCGCCACCACGCGCTGCGCGCCGACCAGAGCATCGTCGACGTGGCGGTGGTCAGCGCCAACAACCTGGAAGAGGGCGGCAAGCCGGCGGATGTGCCGCAGCCGGGCGAGGTATGGCTGTATCCGCTGGTGAGCGGCGGACTGCCCAGCGACGACCTGCGGGCCAAGGTGGCCAATACCTGCAGCGCCGACCGCGTGCGGCCGCTGACCGACAAGGTGTCGGTGAAGCCGCCGGTGGAATTCGCCTACCAGGTCGTCGCCAGCCTGCAGCTCTACGCCGGCTCGGACGCCAAGCAGGTGCTGCAGCGGGCGCAAGACGCGCTGCAAGCCTATCTGCAGACCCAGCAGGCCAAGCTGGGCAACGACATCGTGCCCTCGCAGCTGGTGGCGGCGCTGTCGGTGCCGGGCGTGTACCAGGTGAATCTGCAGCAGCCGGCCGCCGTCCAGAAAGTGCCGTCCTACGGCTGGGCGCACTGCACCAACGGCATCGCGGGCCTGACCGTGGACAGCCTCAACAATGGCTAA
- a CDS encoding phage tail protein I, with protein MAKDATPGLLARDARFGPLAELSRRLGVPRGDEANPQTQGRFDTLDLLVNLVDCAQPRLLPLLAEQFHVSGDEGWLLAAGETQQRELIKRAIELHRYKGTRWAVNEVFRVLGIEIELKEWWAPQGSGQPYTFDLTAWANDNLMSDRALLNPDLYARLRRMINSVKPARSSYGFKIGAVFNQPLRWAGAMQGWALNRSGAECRPNPVKPLSQPLHFAGALTSLAVARFLMEMNRDEQ; from the coding sequence ATGGCTAAGGACGCGACGCCGGGCCTGCTGGCGCGGGACGCCCGCTTCGGCCCGCTCGCCGAGCTGAGCCGCCGCCTGGGCGTGCCGCGCGGGGACGAGGCCAATCCGCAAACGCAAGGCCGTTTCGACACGCTGGATCTGCTGGTCAACCTGGTGGATTGCGCGCAGCCCAGGCTGCTGCCGCTGCTGGCCGAGCAATTCCACGTATCCGGCGACGAAGGCTGGCTCTTGGCCGCCGGCGAGACGCAGCAGCGCGAGCTGATCAAGCGCGCGATCGAGCTGCACCGCTACAAGGGCACGCGCTGGGCGGTGAACGAGGTGTTCCGGGTGCTGGGCATCGAGATCGAGCTGAAGGAATGGTGGGCGCCGCAAGGCTCAGGCCAGCCCTATACCTTCGATCTCACCGCCTGGGCCAACGACAACCTGATGTCGGATCGGGCACTGCTCAATCCGGATCTGTATGCCCGCTTGCGGCGAATGATAAACAGCGTCAAACCGGCGCGCAGCAGCTACGGCTTCAAGATCGGCGCGGTATTCAACCAGCCCTTGCGTTGGGCCGGCGCCATGCAGGGGTGGGCGCTGAACCGCAGCGGCGCCGAGTGTCGGCCGAATCCGGTCAAACCTTTATCGCAGCCGCTGCATTTCGCAGGCGCTTTGACGTCGCTGGCGGTGGCGCGTTTTCTAATGGAGATGAACCGCGATGAGCAGTAA
- a CDS encoding phage tail protein I, producing the protein MTDITPNVLAGDRRLSPLAELSRRLLRIDLAPFLVYLVDQVEADFLPLLAEQLHVAGDEGWQLAAGEAQRRDLIKQAIELHRYKGTRWALQRVLATLGLDGRISEWFEYQGRPFHFKIDLDLSGRGLGEATYRALRQMLDQYRNARSRLESLDLRVELRERLPVVAAVSAGGEVASVYPQARRELRQQGPLRLGAAHGGVETVTVLPWQRARLDGRLPLRWGMGLPCREAVTLYPRPLQLHS; encoded by the coding sequence ATGACCGACATCACACCCAATGTGCTGGCCGGCGACAGGCGGCTGTCGCCGTTGGCCGAGCTGAGCCGGCGCCTGTTGCGCATCGATCTGGCGCCCTTTCTGGTCTACCTGGTGGATCAGGTGGAGGCCGATTTTCTGCCCCTGCTGGCCGAGCAGCTGCACGTGGCCGGCGACGAGGGCTGGCAGCTGGCCGCCGGCGAGGCACAGCGGCGCGATCTGATCAAGCAGGCGATAGAGCTGCACCGCTACAAGGGTACGCGTTGGGCCTTGCAGCGGGTATTGGCCACGCTAGGCCTGGACGGCCGCATCAGCGAATGGTTCGAGTACCAGGGCCGGCCCTTCCATTTCAAGATCGATCTCGACCTGTCCGGCCGCGGCCTGGGCGAAGCCACCTATCGGGCGCTGCGGCAGATGCTGGACCAGTACCGCAACGCCCGCTCCCGGCTGGAGAGCCTGGACCTGCGGGTGGAACTGCGCGAGCGGCTGCCGGTCGTGGCCGCCGTTTCCGCCGGCGGCGAGGTGGCCAGCGTCTATCCGCAGGCGCGGCGTGAGCTGCGCCAGCAGGGACCGCTGCGCCTGGGCGCGGCCCATGGCGGCGTCGAAACCGTCACCGTGCTGCCTTGGCAGCGGGCGCGGCTGGATGGCCGGCTTCCGCTGCGCTGGGGCATGGGCCTGCCGTGCCGGGAGGCGGTCACCCTCTATCCGCGCCCGCTTCAACTCCATTCCTAA
- a CDS encoding phage tail protein, with protein sequence MTDAVPSILARDQRFGPLSRLTERVPELDLSVFLVNLIDTVQADVLPLLAEQFHIHGEEGWTLAESDDARRALLHSANELHRYKGTPWAIREAIRRLGLGEVTLIEGLAGQQRNGLIRRNGYYVHGDPNSWNRYRVLLNQPITNDQAAQLRRMLALYAPARCQLASLEYQAVANRHNGVIRRNKQFNRGTA encoded by the coding sequence ATGACTGACGCCGTTCCCTCCATCCTGGCGCGCGACCAGCGTTTCGGACCGTTGTCCCGGCTCACCGAGCGGGTGCCGGAGCTCGATCTGTCGGTGTTCCTGGTCAACCTGATCGACACAGTGCAAGCGGACGTGCTGCCGCTGCTGGCCGAGCAATTCCATATCCACGGCGAGGAAGGCTGGACGCTGGCCGAATCCGATGACGCCCGGCGCGCGCTGTTGCACAGCGCCAACGAGCTGCACCGCTACAAGGGCACGCCCTGGGCGATACGCGAGGCGATCCGCCGCCTGGGCCTGGGTGAAGTGACATTGATCGAAGGCCTGGCTGGCCAGCAGCGCAACGGCCTCATCCGCCGCAACGGCTACTACGTCCACGGCGACCCGAACAGCTGGAACCGTTACCGGGTGCTGCTGAACCAGCCCATCACCAATGACCAGGCCGCCCAGCTGCGTCGCATGCTGGCGCTGTACGCGCCGGCGCGCTGCCAGCTGGCCAGCCTGGAATACCAAGCCGTGGCCAATCGCCACAACGGCGTCATCCGCCGCAACAAGCAATTCAACCGAGGAACCGCCTGA
- a CDS encoding phage tail protein, which yields MSSNPLIPQILDGGLAAIQLASHDGVQLRITHVALGDAGYQPDAGQTGLRNEIVRYPIADGQSQGPRQLHLTALASDQTEFWVREVAFILEGGQPLAIWSDPKQALAYKQAGLELLLAFDLALSGVPAGSVTVQSTGAGLSLALGEELASLGAAQIDEMARGLKRDGELSAQQLRQERAEQALAVHDGRLNRHDDALLNLDRRGQQYRDDLAELATAQAAALIQLQCLTLQRSVLNPK from the coding sequence ATGAGCAGTAACCCATTGATTCCGCAGATCCTGGATGGCGGCTTGGCTGCGATTCAGCTGGCCAGCCATGACGGCGTCCAGCTCAGGATCACCCATGTCGCGCTCGGCGATGCCGGCTACCAGCCGGATGCGGGCCAAACCGGATTGCGCAACGAGATCGTCCGGTACCCGATCGCCGATGGCCAGAGCCAGGGCCCGCGCCAGCTGCATCTGACCGCGTTGGCCAGCGACCAGACCGAGTTCTGGGTGCGCGAAGTGGCCTTCATCCTGGAGGGCGGCCAGCCGCTGGCTATCTGGTCCGATCCGAAGCAGGCGCTGGCTTACAAGCAGGCCGGACTGGAGTTGCTGCTGGCCTTCGATCTGGCCCTGTCCGGCGTGCCGGCGGGCAGTGTGACGGTCCAGTCGACCGGCGCCGGCTTGAGTCTGGCGCTGGGCGAGGAGCTGGCCAGCCTGGGCGCGGCGCAGATAGACGAGATGGCGCGCGGCCTCAAACGCGATGGCGAGCTGAGCGCGCAGCAGCTGCGCCAGGAGCGTGCCGAACAAGCCCTGGCCGTCCACGATGGCCGCCTGAACCGGCATGACGATGCGCTGTTGAACCTCGACCGGCGCGGCCAGCAATACCGCGACGATCTGGCCGAACTGGCCACTGCCCAGGCTGCGGCGTTGATTCAGCTGCAATGCCTGACCCTGCAACGCAGTGTTTTGAATCCCAAGTGA
- a CDS encoding pyocin knob domain-containing protein: MANLQEKPFWEPGIYQLETSDPVLAGPDGIDNLQGKQLANRTVHLKDRVDKLESGEQPSGNAAKLSAARKIEATGDGSWNVVFDGSRDVSGQLTLRDSGVAPGSYGVVTVDGKGRVIAGRQMTGDDVPAHDWSKVATGKPTTLAGYGITDAASKDTGNRVRANAFRASKGLPTGDDTNSGFAFGSDGDTGLFADASGSSANMGTNNLSLHIDSTRVFQVSNAGRVWASSYGFLDDKFASKVDTFRTQGQPVDKVDWNTLLEPGVYSIVDTTFSGLNAPPASYFWGTLQVMRGSPRGSVGGVTQIYTTHGGMAVWLRTAWNDQAWQPWQQLWHSGNQVFSSLIEGNGYQKLPSGLIIQWGQGSLTATLGLPSGFTTALFATGEITFRTSFPTVCCSIMVNGNENSVSGQVQEGYFWVGGRSKEKATIGYTQAFGSSGAGERTAFDWIAIGY, from the coding sequence ATGGCTAATCTGCAGGAAAAGCCGTTCTGGGAACCCGGCATCTATCAACTGGAAACTTCCGACCCGGTATTAGCCGGGCCGGACGGCATCGACAATCTGCAAGGCAAGCAGCTGGCCAACCGCACCGTCCATCTGAAGGATAGGGTGGACAAGCTGGAAAGCGGCGAGCAGCCCTCCGGCAATGCGGCCAAGCTGAGTGCCGCGCGCAAGATCGAGGCGACCGGCGACGGCAGCTGGAATGTCGTCTTCGATGGCAGCCGCGATGTCAGCGGCCAACTGACGCTGCGCGACAGCGGCGTGGCACCAGGCAGCTACGGCGTGGTGACCGTAGACGGAAAAGGCCGGGTCATAGCAGGCCGGCAAATGACCGGCGACGACGTGCCGGCGCATGACTGGAGCAAGGTGGCGACAGGGAAGCCGACCACGCTGGCGGGGTATGGCATTACTGATGCGGCTAGTAAGGATACCGGTAACCGAGTGCGGGCCAATGCTTTTCGTGCAAGCAAAGGTTTGCCGACGGGGGATGACACTAACTCAGGTTTTGCATTCGGTTCAGATGGAGATACGGGGCTGTTTGCTGATGCATCGGGCAGTAGCGCCAATATGGGGACAAATAATCTATCCCTGCACATTGATTCGACTCGAGTATTTCAAGTTAGCAATGCAGGCCGGGTATGGGCTTCGTCTTATGGATTTTTAGACGATAAGTTTGCATCGAAAGTAGATACATTCCGCACGCAAGGTCAACCAGTGGATAAAGTCGATTGGAATACTCTGCTTGAGCCTGGCGTTTATTCTATTGTTGATACGACTTTTAGTGGGTTGAACGCTCCACCAGCCAGCTACTTTTGGGGGACGTTGCAAGTTATGCGGGGTAGTCCAAGAGGAAGTGTTGGTGGAGTTACACAAATTTATACAACGCATGGTGGAATGGCTGTTTGGCTACGCACAGCCTGGAATGATCAGGCCTGGCAGCCATGGCAGCAACTCTGGCATAGCGGCAATCAGGTTTTCTCCAGCTTGATAGAAGGAAATGGCTACCAGAAATTGCCAAGCGGCTTGATCATCCAGTGGGGGCAGGGCAGTTTGACTGCTACGCTGGGCTTGCCTAGCGGTTTCACGACGGCATTATTCGCGACGGGCGAGATCACGTTTCGGACCAGTTTCCCAACCGTATGTTGCTCCATCATGGTGAATGGCAATGAGAATAGTGTCAGCGGGCAAGTGCAGGAAGGCTATTTCTGGGTAGGGGGACGATCCAAGGAGAAAGCGACGATCGGCTATACCCAGGCATTTGGTTCTTCCGGCGCGGGCGAGAGAACCGCGTTCGACTGGATCGCCATCGGATATTGA